A genomic window from Pseudanabaenaceae cyanobacterium SKYG29 includes:
- the purN gene encoding phosphoribosylglycinamide formyltransferase: MYSVPPRLGILASGKGSNFVAIADAIAQGQLEAEIAVLIYNNPDAPVKERCQERGVPSILLNHRQFATREALDERIAQTLAAYQVDLVVMAGWMRIVTNVLIDRFPRRILNIHPSLLPSFPGHRAVAQALEYGVKITGCTVHIVTLEVDRGPILAQAPVPVLPNDTVETLHQRIQQAEHQIYPPTIAAYLAQLTHHHSRVSS, translated from the coding sequence ATGTATTCTGTGCCGCCACGCCTTGGCATTCTTGCTTCTGGTAAGGGAAGCAATTTTGTGGCTATTGCTGATGCCATTGCCCAGGGTCAACTTGAGGCAGAAATCGCTGTTCTCATCTACAACAATCCCGATGCCCCAGTCAAGGAAAGATGTCAAGAACGAGGCGTTCCCTCTATATTGCTCAATCATCGCCAATTTGCCACGCGAGAAGCCCTAGACGAACGTATTGCCCAGACTTTAGCCGCATATCAAGTCGATCTGGTAGTCATGGCAGGTTGGATGCGCATTGTGACCAATGTTTTAATCGATCGTTTCCCCCGTCGGATTCTCAACATTCACCCCAGTCTGTTGCCTAGTTTCCCTGGTCACCGTGCCGTTGCCCAAGCCCTGGAGTATGGGGTAAAAATTACGGGTTGCACTGTCCATATCGTTACCCTAGAAGTCGATCGGGGACCTATCCTTGCCCAAGCCCCTGTGCCCGTTTTGCCCAATGATACAGTGGAGACACTCCATCAACGCATTCAACAGGCAGAACATCAAATCTACCCCCCCACAATCGCTGCCTATCTGGCACAACTAACCCATCATCATAGCCGCGTCAGTTCATAA
- the argF gene encoding ornithine carbamoyltransferase codes for MEQLKGRDLLSIADLSRDEILGLLQRAQSYKVTGGKTGSCQGKTLGLLFRKASTRTRVSFTVAMYHLGGQVIDLDPNVTQVSRGEPIADTARVLDRYVDILAIRTFAQEEVATFAHYCRIPVINALTDREHPCQILADLLTIQENFPTMQDVNVAYLGDGNNVAHSLLLACAIVGINIRLACPPQFSPLPEIVELAQSYAEGTEITITTDPRAAAKGAHVLYTDVWASMGKEQEQNDRMPIFMPYQLNESLLELATADCIVLHCLPAHRGEEITATVLEGSHSRVWDQAENRMHVQKALIASLL; via the coding sequence ATGGAGCAACTGAAAGGCAGAGACTTACTGAGTATTGCTGACCTGAGTCGGGATGAAATTCTGGGACTACTACAGCGCGCCCAGTCCTACAAAGTCACAGGCGGTAAGACTGGCAGTTGTCAAGGGAAGACTCTGGGTTTACTGTTCCGCAAAGCTTCCACGCGCACAAGGGTTAGTTTTACAGTGGCGATGTACCACTTGGGGGGGCAGGTGATTGACCTCGATCCCAATGTCACCCAAGTCAGTCGGGGTGAACCGATCGCTGATACGGCGAGAGTCCTAGACCGCTATGTTGATATTTTGGCTATTCGCACCTTTGCCCAGGAAGAGGTAGCCACTTTTGCCCATTACTGCCGTATTCCTGTTATCAACGCCCTGACCGATCGGGAACACCCCTGTCAAATCCTGGCGGACTTGCTGACCATTCAGGAAAATTTCCCTACTATGCAGGATGTAAATGTTGCCTACCTGGGTGATGGCAATAATGTCGCCCATTCTTTGCTGCTGGCTTGTGCGATCGTAGGCATTAACATCCGTTTGGCTTGTCCCCCCCAGTTTAGCCCCCTGCCTGAAATTGTGGAACTTGCCCAGAGCTATGCCGAGGGTACGGAAATTACGATCACCACTGATCCCCGAGCTGCAGCAAAGGGTGCCCACGTCCTCTACACCGATGTTTGGGCTAGTATGGGGAAGGAGCAGGAGCAGAACGATCGGATGCCGATTTTTATGCCCTACCAACTCAATGAATCACTCCTGGAATTGGCAACCGCCGATTGCATAGTTTTGCACTGTCTCCCCGCCCACCGCGGTGAAGAAATTACTGCTACTGTCCTGGAAGGCTCCCACTCCCGCGTCTGGGACCAGGCGGAAAACCGTATGCATGTGCAAAAAGCCCTGATTGCTTCTCTCCTATGA
- a CDS encoding glutathione S-transferase family protein: MKPLTWQELHDRCGYQEPDRVNGNTNSQATLRLFGQPEGAVRVTLYRDNHAWCPYCQKVWLWLEEKRIPYRVRKVTMFCYGQKETWYKAKVPSGMLPALELDGVLITESDDILLALERQFGVLHRSLTDPEVVTLRRLERSLFRAWCQWLCYPQQDEYHQQLFVQVLEQVEQALRHTPSPYFLDDFSVVDIVFLPFLERMHASLFYYKGFALRTVYPHLSRWFAALETRSTYLGTQSDFHTHVHDLPPQLGGCYSNNYPQTKVNQQLVDRGDWFQLPDAQYPIPPTAKGEAVYRVWKHHHNIIKVNPAPPEDFDYALRCALTNLLNHSLDCVPPPGTEVGLRYLRDRINVPRDMSIYSAKYLRQALEQTAQLLSDRQPDPLPTRHRRDQDPANFTNKPLH; the protein is encoded by the coding sequence ATGAAACCCCTGACCTGGCAAGAATTACACGATCGCTGTGGCTACCAGGAACCCGATCGGGTCAACGGCAATACTAACTCCCAAGCTACCCTGCGTCTGTTCGGTCAACCGGAGGGGGCGGTACGGGTTACCCTCTATCGGGACAATCACGCCTGGTGTCCCTACTGTCAAAAGGTGTGGCTGTGGCTAGAGGAGAAGCGCATTCCCTACCGTGTGCGCAAGGTGACTATGTTCTGTTACGGACAGAAGGAAACTTGGTACAAAGCTAAAGTGCCCAGTGGCATGCTCCCTGCCTTGGAGTTGGACGGTGTGCTGATCACCGAAAGTGATGACATTTTGCTGGCTCTGGAACGGCAATTTGGTGTGCTCCACCGCAGCCTGACTGACCCTGAAGTGGTGACTCTACGCCGATTAGAACGATCGTTATTCCGTGCTTGGTGTCAATGGCTGTGCTATCCCCAGCAAGATGAATATCATCAACAATTGTTTGTACAGGTGCTGGAACAGGTGGAACAAGCCCTTAGACATACCCCCAGTCCCTATTTCCTAGATGACTTTAGCGTTGTCGACATTGTTTTCCTGCCCTTCCTGGAGCGGATGCACGCTAGTCTGTTCTACTACAAGGGTTTTGCCCTCCGTACTGTTTACCCCCACCTCAGTCGGTGGTTTGCTGCCCTCGAAACTCGATCGACCTACCTAGGTACGCAGAGTGATTTCCACACCCACGTCCACGACCTCCCGCCCCAACTAGGCGGCTGTTACAGTAACAACTATCCCCAAACTAAAGTCAACCAGCAATTAGTCGATCGGGGGGATTGGTTTCAACTCCCTGATGCCCAATACCCTATTCCCCCCACCGCTAAAGGAGAAGCTGTCTATCGCGTGTGGAAACATCATCACAACATCATCAAAGTCAATCCTGCTCCCCCAGAAGATTTTGACTATGCTCTGCGGTGCGCTCTCACTAACCTCCTGAACCATAGTTTGGACTGCGTGCCCCCCCCTGGGACAGAAGTCGGGCTGCGCTATTTACGGGACCGCATTAACGTCCCCCGCGATATGTCTATCTACAGTGCCAAATACCTACGGCAAGCCCTAGAACAAACCGCCCAACTACTGAGCGATCGGCAACCTGATCCCCTCCCCACCCGTCACCGCCGTGACCAAGACCCCGCCAACTTTACCAACAAGCCGCTACACTGA
- a CDS encoding biotin transporter BioY has translation MVVLTQMQGAIYLPVWEQGLKLKLFTLNARLQLGGVFLTAYLGGETAAFLSQVLYLGLGLLGWNQLSIFGNGGGPDYWQEPTFGYLVGFVPAAYLAGIVAFSRPKSLANFLWSGILGLLVIHLMGMGYLLLRFASQLSEYCLKYTLVPLPSQLAIVCTCTVIAYLMRLLLLY, from the coding sequence ATGGTGGTGTTGACCCAGATGCAGGGAGCAATTTATCTACCTGTGTGGGAGCAGGGGCTGAAGCTAAAGTTATTTACTCTCAATGCCCGCTTACAACTGGGGGGGGTGTTTCTCACAGCGTATTTGGGAGGGGAGACAGCTGCTTTTTTATCCCAGGTGCTATATCTGGGACTGGGGTTGCTGGGCTGGAATCAGCTTAGTATTTTCGGCAATGGTGGTGGTCCAGATTATTGGCAAGAACCTACCTTTGGCTACCTCGTGGGTTTCGTTCCTGCTGCCTACCTGGCTGGTATTGTAGCTTTTAGCCGCCCTAAAAGTTTGGCAAATTTCCTGTGGAGTGGCATCCTAGGATTGCTAGTGATTCACCTAATGGGCATGGGCTACCTCCTGTTGCGCTTTGCTAGCCAGCTGTCTGAGTATTGTCTGAAATACACGCTTGTTCCCCTCCCGTCTCAGCTGGCAATTGTGTGCACTTGTACTGTGATTGCCTACCTGATGCGCTTGCTGTTATTGTATTAA
- a CDS encoding phosphoketolase encodes MANFWEGILYFSPLEEEFNTYGAKPAIKDKAIHSIDTTSAYQTMLGADALRYLTLQMTATKASGHPGGFASIADTIAALVMLGYKNIMTEVGHHAPGFYSHVFLDRSLEAMGIYTVQELCQRFRETHGLLGHLSGQIPGLLNPAGPLGQGQHFAMAAAKLYPGVLFPVTIGDGGLGEPYVISSMQHFHTAYPKVTNFLPILVWNGFSQEHHSMNSTKSNGEMVTYWRGNGFQEVILVDAKDFDDAQQAGDYVDSTLFSRKNRLAFTQAVLEATDRAAKSALSGTLTVLIVKQLKGAGVHDRGAKSHNLYGHHTLDNPQIVSALKQRALSPAAWQLVRTNWERSAGGPAAQVVVTEREFPLAKLTELPLKEFAVGDKQVATTAMGVLAAAVGQQDSHFVVTNADGNAASGINNINQALKIIHPTADETYHQQPQGQVYEPLSEDACAGLAAAQALLGARSLWCSYESFAINGLPIWQTVTQAMAELRRPTPATICLFTAGALEQGRNGWTHQRPEIENYFAAMMRNGNIFPLFPIDANSIQVCYRWALEQVNKGITITASKTPLPVHSTFAQTEQALQDGAVILKQYEGQKTIVLAVLGDMVLLPVMQAVTTLVEQGMGVKVVSIVSPRRLYRPEDVATENCAQADTHFISDADFARLFGGDVLIGITGGSSAMLEPLILRNKLPFAVLSWKRGETCATPEQVMELNGLTADRIVGQALKILG; translated from the coding sequence ATGGCGAACTTTTGGGAAGGAATTTTGTACTTTAGCCCCCTAGAGGAGGAGTTTAATACTTACGGTGCTAAACCAGCAATCAAAGACAAGGCAATCCACAGCATTGATACCACCAGCGCCTACCAGACTATGTTAGGGGCAGATGCCCTACGGTACTTGACTTTGCAAATGACTGCCACCAAGGCATCGGGACACCCAGGGGGCTTTGCCAGTATCGCTGACACAATAGCAGCGCTAGTAATGCTGGGGTACAAAAATATTATGACGGAAGTGGGTCATCACGCCCCTGGCTTTTACAGTCATGTCTTCCTCGATCGGTCTCTGGAGGCTATGGGGATTTATACTGTCCAGGAACTCTGTCAACGCTTCCGCGAAACCCACGGCTTATTGGGGCACCTGTCAGGGCAAATTCCTGGCTTACTCAATCCCGCTGGTCCCCTGGGGCAGGGACAACATTTTGCGATGGCGGCGGCGAAACTATACCCTGGGGTGTTATTTCCTGTGACGATTGGGGATGGGGGGTTAGGCGAACCCTATGTGATTAGCAGTATGCAGCATTTTCACACCGCTTACCCCAAGGTGACGAATTTTCTGCCTATTTTGGTGTGGAACGGGTTTTCCCAGGAACACCACAGCATGAACTCCACTAAATCCAACGGCGAGATGGTCACCTACTGGCGGGGGAACGGCTTCCAGGAAGTGATTTTAGTGGATGCCAAGGATTTTGATGATGCCCAACAGGCAGGGGACTATGTGGATAGTACTTTGTTTTCCCGCAAGAATCGCCTGGCTTTTACCCAAGCGGTTTTAGAAGCTACCGATCGAGCAGCTAAGTCAGCCCTCAGTGGCACTCTCACTGTCCTGATTGTCAAGCAGTTGAAGGGGGCGGGAGTCCACGACAGAGGTGCCAAATCCCACAATCTCTACGGTCATCATACCCTCGACAACCCCCAAATTGTCTCTGCTCTGAAACAGCGTGCTCTCTCCCCAGCGGCATGGCAATTAGTGCGCACTAACTGGGAACGATCGGCGGGGGGGCCGGCTGCCCAAGTGGTGGTCACAGAACGGGAATTCCCCTTAGCCAAACTGACAGAACTACCCCTAAAAGAGTTTGCTGTGGGGGATAAACAGGTAGCCACAACAGCCATGGGAGTGCTAGCAGCGGCAGTGGGACAACAGGATAGTCATTTTGTGGTCACTAATGCCGATGGTAATGCTGCCTCTGGGATCAACAATATCAATCAAGCCCTGAAAATCATTCACCCCACAGCCGATGAAACTTACCACCAACAACCCCAGGGACAAGTTTACGAACCTTTGAGTGAAGATGCCTGTGCAGGTTTAGCAGCGGCACAAGCCCTGTTGGGAGCGCGTTCCCTCTGGTGTTCCTATGAATCCTTCGCTATTAATGGTCTGCCTATTTGGCAAACCGTCACCCAGGCAATGGCGGAATTGCGTCGCCCCACTCCCGCTACCATCTGTCTATTTACAGCAGGAGCTTTGGAACAGGGACGCAACGGCTGGACCCACCAACGCCCAGAGATTGAAAACTATTTTGCTGCCATGATGCGCAATGGCAATATCTTTCCCCTGTTTCCCATCGATGCTAACAGTATCCAGGTCTGTTACAGGTGGGCATTAGAGCAGGTTAATAAGGGCATCACCATCACCGCTAGCAAAACCCCTTTGCCTGTCCACAGTACCTTTGCCCAGACAGAACAAGCTCTCCAAGACGGAGCAGTGATACTCAAACAATATGAGGGGCAGAAAACGATCGTGTTAGCTGTCCTCGGCGACATGGTGTTATTACCCGTAATGCAAGCAGTGACGACCCTAGTGGAGCAGGGCATGGGGGTCAAGGTGGTGAGCATTGTCAGTCCCCGTCGTCTGTACCGTCCTGAGGATGTAGCTACGGAAAACTGTGCCCAGGCGGATACCCACTTCATCAGTGACGCAGATTTTGCGCGCCTGTTTGGTGGCGATGTACTGATAGGAATTACGGGGGGCAGTAGTGCTATGCTCGAACCCTTAATCCTGAGGAACAAACTGCCCTTTGCTGTTCTGTCCTGGAAGCGGGGGGAAACCTGTGCTACCCCTGAACAAGTGATGGAGTTGAACGGACTGACTGCCGATCGGATTGTGGGGCAAGCCCTAAAAATTCTTGGCTAA
- a CDS encoding cytochrome P450 → MTLPPSSPTPPLWQLWHWITDPIGYLETNFRRYGDLFSVRWQYFQPFVLVNHPDYVQKLLGADPRYFDSGVGSTIMRPLLGSYSLLLLDGEQHQRQRKLLLPPFHGDRLLSYGNVIQGIAHTLFLAYRGAQVNVRRLMQRISLATILRVVFGLRVGDRYAQVESLITEMIETVSSPLKATPIFVAWLQQPWTNWGEFLQKRSQIDQLLFAEINEKRRQQELGSDILSLLISAKDQEGKGMSDQELRDQLLTLLLAGHETTASALAWCLYLIDLHPSVKAKLLQEIKEWNGNLATIGQLTYLHAVCQETLRLYPIAILTEPRIPHQEIGLGDYTIPAGTLLFPCIYLVQRRADIYPEPTEFRPDRFLERQYTAYEYFPFGGGGRRCIGAAFALWEMKIVLLTLLREFAYRIVPDPLGRPIKPTRRGVTVAPSAYLTMEIAHKK, encoded by the coding sequence ATGACTTTGCCCCCCAGTTCTCCTACACCACCCCTGTGGCAACTGTGGCACTGGATTACTGACCCGATCGGTTACTTAGAAACCAATTTCCGCCGCTATGGGGATTTATTCAGTGTGCGCTGGCAATATTTTCAGCCCTTTGTGCTCGTCAACCATCCTGACTATGTGCAAAAGTTACTGGGTGCTGACCCCAGGTACTTTGATTCTGGCGTGGGCAGTACTATCATGCGTCCGCTTTTGGGCAGTTATTCCCTCCTGTTACTAGACGGGGAACAGCACCAGCGGCAACGGAAGTTATTGCTGCCCCCCTTCCATGGCGATCGGCTCCTTAGCTACGGCAATGTCATCCAAGGAATTGCCCACACCCTCTTTCTTGCCTACAGGGGTGCCCAGGTCAATGTCCGACGGCTGATGCAGAGAATTTCCCTGGCGACTATTTTGCGAGTTGTCTTTGGCTTAAGGGTAGGGGATCGCTACGCCCAGGTGGAAAGCCTGATAACAGAAATGATTGAAACTGTATCCTCTCCCCTAAAAGCTACTCCCATCTTCGTTGCCTGGCTACAGCAACCCTGGACAAATTGGGGTGAATTTCTCCAAAAACGCAGTCAGATTGATCAACTTCTCTTTGCCGAAATTAACGAAAAAAGACGGCAACAAGAGCTGGGCAGCGACATTTTAAGTCTATTAATTAGTGCCAAGGACCAAGAAGGCAAAGGCATGTCTGATCAAGAATTGCGGGATCAGCTGTTAACGCTCCTACTGGCAGGACACGAAACTACAGCCTCGGCCCTAGCTTGGTGTTTGTATTTGATTGATCTACATCCCTCTGTCAAAGCCAAACTACTGCAAGAGATAAAAGAATGGAATGGTAACCTAGCAACGATTGGGCAGTTGACATATCTCCACGCTGTCTGTCAGGAAACCTTGCGTCTTTATCCCATAGCCATTCTCACAGAACCCCGTATTCCCCACCAGGAGATAGGCCTAGGAGATTACACCATCCCTGCAGGCACTCTGTTATTTCCCTGTATTTATCTGGTACAAAGAAGAGCGGACATCTATCCAGAACCCACAGAATTCCGACCCGATCGGTTCTTAGAACGACAATATACAGCCTATGAATATTTTCCTTTCGGTGGTGGGGGTAGAAGATGTATTGGTGCAGCTTTTGCTCTGTGGGAAATGAAGATTGTCTTACTGACTTTGCTAAGGGAATTCGCCTACAGGATTGTGCCTGACCCCCTAGGAAGACCAATCAAGCCCACTAGAAGAGGTGTCACTGTCGCTCCCTCTGCCTATCTCACTATGGAGATTGCCCATAAAAAATGA
- a CDS encoding M48 family metallopeptidase, producing MLLDRPHPSNPPPSLRELLILFLGFITVIALVVWGLFSLLTALLVWLIPPQLEAQIGAAVIKEFERQAQPGLIQDKLNELQDRLEAKQASQERRDLKVIYIPEETVNAFAVPGDRIIIFRGLLDYVKSENELMMVLGHEIGHFRNRDHLRGIAQSLTWQIVFAVFFGDNSILQSIGSVTSAITQSSFSQRQELAADRVGLDLLVKVYGHAGGAVDFFARLAKAGKSPAVLTFLSTHPHPQARVKQLEQIIRRQRYSTQPVLPLPPQLQMSATNDRK from the coding sequence ATGTTACTCGATCGTCCCCATCCTAGCAATCCCCCCCCATCTTTGCGAGAACTGTTGATTTTATTTTTGGGTTTTATTACAGTTATTGCTCTGGTTGTTTGGGGTTTGTTCAGTCTGCTTACAGCTTTGTTAGTCTGGTTAATCCCCCCACAGCTGGAGGCTCAGATTGGTGCAGCAGTGATTAAGGAGTTTGAGAGACAAGCCCAACCAGGGTTGATCCAAGATAAACTCAATGAGCTACAAGACCGACTGGAAGCTAAACAAGCTAGCCAAGAAAGACGAGACCTCAAGGTAATTTATATTCCTGAGGAAACTGTAAATGCTTTTGCTGTGCCTGGAGACCGCATTATTATCTTTCGAGGTCTGTTGGATTATGTCAAATCTGAGAATGAGTTGATGATGGTATTGGGGCATGAAATTGGGCACTTTCGTAATCGCGACCATCTGCGGGGCATTGCCCAAAGCTTGACTTGGCAGATTGTGTTTGCTGTCTTTTTCGGTGATAACAGTATCTTACAATCGATCGGTTCTGTTACTTCTGCGATTACGCAGTCGTCTTTTTCCCAGAGGCAGGAATTGGCAGCCGATCGGGTGGGTTTGGATTTGTTAGTAAAAGTCTATGGTCATGCTGGTGGGGCTGTTGACTTCTTCGCCCGTTTAGCAAAGGCAGGAAAATCCCCTGCTGTTTTGACTTTTCTCTCTACCCATCCCCATCCCCAAGCGAGGGTAAAGCAATTAGAACAAATTATCCGCCGTCAGCGTTACTCTACTCAACCAGTGCTGCCCTTGCCACCCCAGTTACAAATGTCTGCCACCAACGACAGGAAATAA
- a CDS encoding Rpn family recombination-promoting nuclease/putative transposase, producing MKTDTLFYRLLQTFPQLLFQMLDRDYIPGYRFTSVEVKEKAFRFDGIFTPPTDDLPLYFVEVQFQYNPNFYRQLLSEIFLFLNQQNTSQDWVAVPIFPTRAVDVKQLSAVEEEMVSSGRIRRIYLDELWQRSTPEWQLLELITCPESRAQEVVRDLQAKTRDEVILDFVSTILLYKFPRLSRKEIEQMFSLDDLRKTRVVQEVEQESLQRGREQGLREGLQQGQQVGELQLLQKQISKKFGVLPPDRSLQLQGLDIPQLELLGEALLDLATIDEFYSYLDQLTSSP from the coding sequence GTGAAAACTGACACTCTGTTTTATCGCCTGCTGCAGACCTTTCCACAGCTGCTGTTTCAAATGCTCGATCGGGACTACATCCCAGGCTACAGATTCACATCTGTAGAAGTCAAGGAAAAGGCATTTCGCTTTGATGGCATCTTCACCCCGCCCACTGATGATTTGCCTCTGTATTTTGTGGAGGTGCAGTTTCAATACAATCCCAACTTTTATCGTCAACTTTTGAGTGAAATTTTTCTCTTCCTTAACCAACAGAACACTAGTCAGGATTGGGTAGCAGTACCTATTTTCCCCACCCGTGCTGTAGATGTGAAACAGTTATCTGCTGTTGAGGAGGAGATGGTTAGTAGTGGCAGGATAAGGCGCATTTATCTGGATGAGTTGTGGCAAAGGTCAACACCAGAGTGGCAGTTGTTGGAATTAATTACTTGTCCAGAGAGTAGGGCGCAAGAGGTGGTACGAGACCTGCAGGCAAAGACCAGGGATGAAGTTATACTAGATTTTGTGAGCACGATACTGTTGTACAAATTTCCGAGATTGAGTCGCAAGGAGATAGAGCAGATGTTCAGTTTGGATGACCTCAGAAAAACAAGGGTAGTGCAAGAGGTGGAGCAGGAAAGCCTGCAGAGAGGAAGGGAGCAAGGATTGAGAGAAGGATTACAGCAAGGTCAACAGGTGGGTGAACTACAGCTACTACAGAAACAGATTAGTAAAAAGTTTGGGGTATTACCACCAGACCGATCGTTGCAACTACAGGGCTTAGACATTCCTCAGTTAGAGTTACTGGGTGAAGCACTCCTAGATTTGGCTACCATTGACGAGTTCTACAGCTATCTCGACCAACTCACCTCTTCTCCTTGA
- a CDS encoding nitrate ABC transporter ATP-binding protein (This model describes the ATP binding subunits of ATP-binding cassette (ABC) transporters for nitrate transport, or for bicarbonate transport, in bacteria and archaea.), translating into MRTLTIPTATTTHIRIENVTKVYGKNVVLAEINLEVKTGEFLCIVGHSGCGKTTLLNMVAGFTQPTSGVVYINDRPITAPGPDRMVVFQNYSLLPWLTAYQNIDLAVKAVFPDLTKNKRRSIVYEHLELVGLQEAAQKYPAQLSGGMKQRVAIARALAIRPEVLILDEPFGALDAITKEELQDELLKIWRNQQITVMMITHDIDEALYLSDRIVLMTNGPAAQIGEILTVPFGRPRNRARLQENPQYYSLRNYILEFLYERFAHHE; encoded by the coding sequence ATGCGAACCCTCACTATTCCTACCGCCACCACCACTCATATCCGTATAGAAAATGTCACCAAAGTCTATGGTAAAAACGTAGTTCTTGCTGAGATTAACCTAGAAGTCAAAACAGGGGAATTTCTCTGTATTGTTGGTCACTCTGGTTGTGGCAAAACAACACTGCTGAACATGGTAGCTGGGTTTACCCAACCCACTAGTGGGGTAGTTTATATCAACGATCGTCCCATCACTGCTCCAGGTCCCGATCGGATGGTGGTCTTCCAAAACTATTCCCTCTTGCCTTGGCTGACTGCCTATCAGAACATCGACCTTGCCGTCAAAGCAGTATTTCCTGACCTCACCAAAAACAAAAGACGGAGCATTGTCTATGAACACCTAGAGCTAGTGGGACTACAGGAAGCAGCCCAGAAATATCCGGCCCAACTGTCAGGGGGTATGAAACAAAGAGTAGCGATCGCTCGTGCTCTGGCTATTCGCCCCGAAGTCCTCATTCTCGATGAACCCTTTGGTGCCCTAGATGCCATTACCAAAGAAGAACTGCAGGATGAACTACTGAAAATCTGGCGTAACCAACAAATTACAGTCATGATGATCACCCATGATATAGATGAGGCTTTGTATTTGAGCGATCGGATTGTGCTAATGACTAACGGACCTGCTGCCCAAATTGGCGAAATTCTGACTGTTCCCTTCGGTCGTCCACGGAATCGTGCCCGTTTACAGGAGAATCCTCAGTACTACAGTCTGCGTAACTACATTTTAGAATTTCTCTATGAGCGCTTTGCCCACCATGAATGA